Within the Halobaculum limi genome, the region GTCGAGCAGATGGCCGCCCAGGCCGACCAGCAGGGTCTCGACGTGACCGGCATCGACGGCGAGGAGTTCACCAAGACCACCAACCCCGTGCCGGTCCTCACCGACAACGAGCGCCGCGTGTTCTACGTCGGGATGTCGCGTGCCCGCGAACGCCTCGTGTTGATGCAGAACCTCGTCAACGGCGCGCCGACGCTCCCCATCTCGGTGATCCTCCACAACGAGGTCCGCGATGCCGCCCCGCAGGAACTCGTCGACGAGATCGTCGAAGCGATCGAAGCCCCCGAACCGGAAGCCGAAGCGTAGATGTCCGCGGAGTCGACCGACGACGAGACCGGCGTCGACCCCGACGCCCTCGACACCGACTACGGCCCACTCGCCGCCGAACTCGACGCTCGCGACGCCGTCGGGTTCGTCGCCGTCGGCGACCGCTTCGACGACGACCTCCGATGGCTGACTCGCTTCTCCGGTCCCGACCGTGCGTACGCGTTCGTCGCCGTCGCTAGCGATGCGGCCACGGATGACACCGGCGGCCCCCACACCGCGCTGTGTGCTCCCGCCCTGTTCGACGACCAGGCGCGGCGGGAGTTCCCCGGCGACGAGGTTCGCGTCGACCGACAGGGCGACCCCGCGGGCGTCCGCGCGGCGGCGACACTCGCTGCCCACGGCGTCGACGGCGGGACGGTACTCGTCCCGCAGGGCATCCCCCACGACGCGGCGGTGTACCTCGAACGGGCGGGGTACGACGTGGCCTCGGCCGAGGCCGTCGCCCGCGCCCGCGAGACGAAGACCGACGCGGAACTCGACCGTCTCCGGCGCGTCCAGCGAGCGGCGATTCGAGGGATGGCCCGCGCCGAGGAGATTCTCGCGGCATCGACCGTCGACGCCGAGAGAGACGAACTCCGCTGGAACGGTGGCGTCCTCTCGACCGAACGCCTTCGTCGACAGGTGAACGAAGTCCTCGCCGCACACGGAGTCCGTGACGCGGGCAACACCGTCGTCGGCGCGGGACCGACCGCCGCGGACCTCCACTACACCGGAACCGACGTAATCCGACCCGGCGAGACCGTCCTCCTGGACATCTCGCCGCGTGGTCCCGACGGCTACTACGGCGACGTAACCCGGACGTTCGCAGTCGACCCCGAGGGCGGGTGGGAGCGGCGCGCGTACGTCGCGGTGAAAGCCGCCCGCGAGGCCGCACTCGAGGAGGTCGCCGCGGGCGTTCCGGCGTCGGCGGTTCACGAGGAGGCGGCCGCCGAACTCGCGGCCCACGGCTTCCGCGTCGACTCTAGCGAGGTGGGCTTCACCCACTCGACGGGGCACGGCGTCGGCGTCTCCTTGCACGAGGGGCCGTCGCTCGGGGGCGACGACGAACTCCGCGCCGGCCACGTCGTCACGATCGAACCCGGCGTGTACGACCCGGAGGTAGGTGGCGTCCGACTGGAAGACCTGATCGTCGTCACTGACGACGGCTTCGCGTTCCTCGGTGAGTACCCCTTCTCGCTGGTGCCGCGCGAGCGTGAGTAAGTCAGTCGAGTCCAGACCGACTGCACCAATCACAACTGCCTTCCCCCGCGCCGTCGTCAGTTCGCGATACTTAGGTGGACTCCGTGACCGAGAAACGCGAATACACAGGCGACTACCCCGAGAAGCGACTGTACATCCCCGGCCCGACCGAGGTCCGCGAGGACGTGATCAACGAGATGTGCCAGCCGATGTTCGGGCACCGGATGGACCGGATGACCGACCTCTACACGACCATCGTCGAGGACACCAAGGAGTTCCTCGGCACCGACAACGACGTCATCGTGCTGACGGCGTCCGGAACGGAGTTCTGGGAGGCGTCGACGCTCAACCTCGTCGACGAGGATATCCTCTGTACGACCTGTGGGGCGTTCGGCGAGCGACACGCCAACGTCGCCGACCGCCTCGGCAAGAACGTCGACCGACTGGAGTACGAGTGGGGCGACGCCGTCAAACCCGAAGACGTCCGCGCGGCGTTGGAAGAGAACGACGCGAAGTACGACGTCGTCACCTGCGTGATGAACGAGTCGTCGACGGGCGTGCGCAACCCCGTCGAGGCCATCGGCGACGTCGTCGCGGAGTACCCGGACACGTACTTCGTCGTCGACGCCGTCTCCTGCCTCGGCGGCGACTACGTCGACATCGACGCCCACGGCATCGACGTCATCTTCGCGTCCACCCAGAAGGCGTTCGCGATGCCGCCGGGCCTTGTCACCTGCGTCGTCAGCGAGGACGCCTACCAGCGCGAACTGGAGAACGACTCCGCCTCGTGGTACGGCGGGTTCCAGCGAGCCATCGACTACTACGACCGGAAGGGACAGACGCACTCCACGCCCGCCATCCCGATTATGCTCGCGTACCGCAAGCAGATGAAGCATATGCTGGATGAGGGCCACGAGGGGCGCAGCGAGCGCCACCGCGAGATGGCCGAGTACACCCGCGAGTGGGCCCGCGAGCACTTCGCGATGTTCCCCGAGGAGGGGTACGAGTCACAGACGGTCGCGTGTATCGAGAACACCCGCGGCATCGACGTAGCGGGGACCATCGAGCAAGTGAGCGAGGAGTACGACTTCGCGTTCTCCAACGGCTACGGCGACTTGGGCGAGGAGACGTTCCGCATCGGTCACATGGGCGAACACGACGTCGAGTCGATCAAGGAACTGACCGACGCCATCGAAGACGTCGCCGGCCTGTAACTGCGACTGCCTCACTCCTCGTCGTTCTGGTTCGTCTCCGGCGATTTCACGACCGACCCGACCGCCTTCTCGGCGACCGCACCGGGCACGTCGTCGGGCGTCGTGAGGCGACGCGGGAGCAACACCATCAGGACGGCGACGACGAGGAAGCCGACGCCGAGGACGGTGTTGCCGTCGAGCAGCGACTGGATGCCGAAGACGGCGACCGGGAGCGCGAAGATGAGCGTCGCCGCGAGGCCGACCTGTTCGAGGATGCCGAGTGCCACGCCAGCGCCTACTGCCGGCGGCGACGAAACCCTGTCGCTCGGCGCTGCGGAGTAGAATCGCCGTCGGTCTCACGCTGGTCGTAGACTGTGCGGTCTTGTGCTGCGCCGCCGATCATCCGAGACCTCGCTTCGCTCAGACCAGCATTATTCGTGGGCGGCGCGGCACAAGGACCGCGCCGTCGATCATCCGAGGCCTCAATCGTCGGCGGCGACGGGCGCGGGAAGCCGCTTGGGGTCGTCGACAGAGAGGCCGGTCGTCACGAGCAGTCGCAGGCCGCGAGCCACGCTCATATCGATCTCGTCGTAGTCGTCGGGGTGCATCATCGCGAGTTTGCCCGCGGTGGGGTTCGGACTGTGCGGGAAGAACACCGTCATCAGATCCTCGCCAGCGACCCGACGGACGCCACTCGGGGCGGGGTTGGTGATGAAGCCGATGGCGTACGTGCCGTCGCGGGGGAACTCCGCGACGACGACGCGGTCGAAGCCGTCGCTCGGCGAGGCGAGCGACTCGCTCACCTGCCGGACGCCGAAGTACACCGCCCGGACGACCGGGAGGAGTCGCACCCCGCGCTCGAAGCCACCGAACAGTCGTCTGCCAGCTTCGTGAGAGGCGACGAAGCCGAGCAACGTCACGCCGAAGGCGATGATGACGACCGCGAGCGCCGTCGCCAGCACCTCGTTCCCGACAAGTTCTGCGAGACCAGTCTCGCTGACGACCGGCGCGAGCGTGATGGTGAGTCGGTTGACCGCCCAGTCGAGGACGAACAGCGTGACCGCCAACGGCAACACCAGGAACAGCCCCGCGATGAAACTCGACCGAAGTCGTGCGAGCGCGTCCATATCGTGCGACGGGGCCGGGCCAGACATAAGTCCACCCGTCACGATATCGGAACGCTTTCCGGTTATGGTATCATTCGTCGAACTATGTTCACCGGAATCGTGGAGACCGCCGGCGAGGTCCTCGCTCGCGAGGAGACGCCGGAGGGGATCCGTCTGCGCGTCGCCGCCGAGGGTCTCGACGACCTCCATCACGGCCAGTCAATCGCCGTCAGCGGCGTCTGCCTCACCGTCGAGGAGTTCGGTGCGGTCGACGCGGACGACGAGGCTGGCGACGGCGCTGACGACGATACCGCCGACCGTTCGTGGTTCTCCGTGTTCCTCGCGGCCGAGACGGTCGCGAAGACGTACCTCGGGGAGGTCCGCGAGGGCGACGTCGTCAACATCGAACGCGCCCTCGCGGCCGACGGCCGCTTCGACGGCCACGTCGTGCAGGGCCACGTCGACACGACCGCCGAGGTGAAGCGCGTCGAACGGGTCGGCGAGGACTGGCGGTTCACCTTCTCCATCCCGGAGGGCTTCGGGAAGTACGTCGTCGACAAAGGGTCAGTCGCACTCGACGGCATCTCGCTGACGGTCGCACAGAAGCGTGACGACGAGTTCGACGTGGCCATCATCCCGACCACCTACGAGTTGACCAACCTCTCAGGGAAGGAGGTTGGCGACCCGATTCACGTCGAGGTAGACGTGGTCGCGAAGTACGTCGAGAATATGCTGGAAGGGTACGCGGAGTCGTTGGCCGGCACGCCGACGGCGTCGAGCGACTGAGTCGGATCGTCGACGCCGCGAGTCCGACGTGCCGAGTGGGAGTTCGAGTCCGACCCGTATCGAGAACCCGTCGCCGAGTGGTCGCGCTACTCGGCAGGCGAAGTCGGCACCCAGATCCCAACCACAGACTCCCCAGCGTCGGTCGTGTCTCGGAAGAGGCTACCGCTGTGGTTGTCGGTGATCCAACGCACGAGCCACAGTCCGAGTCCGCTCCCGTGTCGAAGTTGGGTAATGTCAGGTTCGCCAGTGACGATGTCCCACTCGTGGTCCGGGATACCGGAGCCTGCGTCACAGACCCGGAAGTACACGCGGCCATCCGATTGTGAGACGGAACACGTGACGGGCACGTCGCCGTGAACGAACGCGTTCTCGATGAGTTGTGCGACGGCGACTGCGAAGTTGTCCGAGACGTGGACGTCGTCACAGTCGTCTACCGAGACCGAGAGCGTGGGGTCGTCCGCTTCCGTCCCGAGCACCTCGACGCTGTCTTCGATCACGTCTGCTGGGTGGGTGCGTTGATACGCGGTGTCGCTCCCCAACGCGGTTTGTGCCCGGCGAGCGGTCTCGCTCAGCGACAGAAGTCGGGTGCTGGCAGTCTCGATGTGATTCGCCTGTGAAACGATATCCGCGTCCGTCGACCGGCGGCCGATCTCGGCTGCGAACCCTTGGACGACGTTCATCTCGTTCCGGAGGTTGTGTCGTAACACACGACCCAACACCGCCAACTGCGTCTCACGCTGTCGGAGGTCTGTGACGTCGGTCAACAACACGAACAGGTGCGTTCGATCGTCGATGTCGGCCTGCAGCGTTCGCGTCACGTAATCTCGCCGTCCGTTCGGCGTGTCCACGACCACCGGGTCTCGTTCGGAGTCGTCTGGTCGACCGTCGGAAGACAGCCGGTCTTGAGCGACGATGTCACGGATCCGGTCGCTGAGTCGCTCGTCGCACAGTGATGTCTCGAGTGCCGAGACGTGTTCACCTGCGATCGCTGCCGTGGTCAGTCGTGCGAACGAGTGGTTGTACTCGTTCACGACGATTCCCTCCGTGGTCGACTTGAGTTCCAACACCGGGTCGGTGACTGTGTCGAACAACTGCTCGACGCGCGTGGTCGCACGGACCACCGCCTCCTGTGCGGACACGAGTTCGGACGTGTCGTCGACGGACACCACGATTCCAGAGAACTCGTTCGACGCGATCGGTGACGCAGTCAGTCGAACCGGCTGTTTCGTCCCGGTGGCATCGAGCAACTCAGCAGCGCGTGTCAGCGACCTCGACTGGTCGTTCGCTCGGAGGGCGGTAACGAGCCCCTCGATCGTTCCATCGTCGACGAGGTCGAACGGTTCGCGCTCCAGTTCGTCCCGACCGTATCCGAGGAAGGCTGCGAAGGGATCGGTGAACAGCCGAAACGAGTCGTCGTCGTCGACGACGAAGGCCATGTCGTCCACCGACTTGACCAACGCTTCGTACTCTTCGAGTTCCACCTCGCGGACGATCCGATCGAGGGCCGCCGCGGCAGACTGCGCGAGCAACTGAACGACGAACTGATCCTGGTCCGAGAGCCCCTGCTGTGCGAGTGTCCCGACCGTGAGCGTCCCGTGCGTTCCCAGTGGGAGATACAGTGCGGCGGTTAGGTCGCCCCGATCACGGCCGTCCTCGACGTCAGACACGCGTCGGTAGAGGACTGATTGCTCTGTGAACGCCGTTCCGACCGGCCCTTCACCGAGTTCGTACGTCGGTCGCTCCGGCATCACGGCTTTGGTCGCCTCCGAGGACACGACCGGGACGAGTTCACCGTCGGCGTACCGAACTGTAGAGAACGGGAGCCCGAGTGCATCTTCCGCCGTGTCGACGACGATCTGTGCGATTGCCTCCGGAGAGTCGGCCGCGAGCATCTCGGTCGTGGCCGAGAGCAACTCGGAGAGCATCTGTTCACGGTGGCGTTGGTCGCTCATATCCCGGAGCGATCCGACCGTGCCCCGGAACTCCCCCTGCGAGCGGAGGATGGTCATCCGGTCTTCACACGGAACTGGTGTGCCGTCCTTCTGGAGGATCTCGATGTCCAAGACGGCCTGTCGAGCAGTCTCGTCCCGGAGGAGGCCGCGAAGCGCATCTTCGGCCTCGGCGACCGTTTCCGAGTCTTTGATCAACTCGACTCGGCTTCCGAGCAGTTCCTCGCGACTGTACCCAGTCAGCGAACACAGCGAATCGTTCACCTGCACGAATTTGCCCGCACTGTCCAACACGTACACGCCGTCTGCGATCGTCCCCAGTAAGCGCTCGTAGCGGCCGAGTTCGACGCCAGACAGGACACGCTCGATCGCCGCCGGGAGGAACTCCCACTGCGGTCGTGTCGGCGTCCACGGCATCGCGGTCGTCCGCGGGTCGCTGTTCGCTTCGATAGCCCGCGCACGCTCGGGGTCGTCGACGCAGTAGACGGTCGGAACCGACCGTTCGTCATCGACGACCTCGGAGCGCTCCGGCGTGGAGCCGACCACGATCGTCAGGTCTGGTGAGAGGGTGTCCTCGTCGGCGGCCGCCGAGTCCGCGACAGAGACGTACGAGTCGTCCAGTACGTCGAACACGTCTGCACGGATAGCCTGCGTCTCACCCGCGTAGTCGGGTGAGACGTCGAGTAGCGTTCTGAGAGGTCCCGCTGGTCCGCCTGCCATCCACTGAACCGATTCGAGGTTCCGATTTAATATTGACGGGGCGTCGTGCGCGTCCGTAGGTTCAATCCGCTTCGCCCCGTACCTCCCGCTGATGTCCGAGGTACTGAGCGACCGTCAGCGTGAGCGGGTGGACTCACGACCCGACGAGTCGTTCTACGGGTCCCCACGATACGTCACGCACGCGGACGACGGATTCCTCGACCGACTCACCGATCTGTACGCCGAGGTAGTCCCGACCGACGCTCGCGTGTTCGACGCGATGAGCAGTTGGGTGTCGCACCTCCCCGACGACGGCTACGAGACGGTGGTCGGACACGGCCTCAACGCCGACGAGTTGGCGGCGAACGACCGACTCGACGACTGGTTCGTTCAGGACCTGAACGATGACCAGACGCTTCCGCTCACGGACGCGAGCGTCGACGCCGTCACCTGTGCGCTTTCGGTGCAGTACCTCCAGTATCCTGGCGCGGTGTTCCGCGAGTTCGCCCGCGTTCTCGCCGACGAGGGCGTCCTCGTCGTCAGTTTCACGAACCGAATGTTCCCGACGAAAGCGGTCCGCGCGTGGCGTGAGGCGTCGATGGACGGCAGAGTCGACCTCGTCCGGTCGTACGTCGACGCGACGGGCGCGTTCGACGTCCAGCAGGTCGTCCGCGAGCGCCCAGAGACGGACCCATTGTACGCGGTCGTGGCGACGCGAACGCCTCGGTGAGGAGAGCGTGAGTACCCGCGACGGTACGCGCGGACGGGGTCACGGACCAGCGGTTCGCTCCGCTCACAGTGTGGCTTCGTCAGAAACGCCAGGACAGGGATTTGAACACGGTCGTTCCGCTCGCTGTCGCTCGCTTCACTCTCTGATCAAATCCCTGACGGAAGGGTACACACGGGTCGACTGCTCACTCGCTCCGCTCGTTCGCGTTGTCGACCAGAGAAGACGCCAGGACAGGGATTTGAACCCTGGATCCCAAGGGGAACACGCTTTCCAGG harbors:
- a CDS encoding DUF7533 family protein; this translates as MALGILEQVGLAATLIFALPVAVFGIQSLLDGNTVLGVGFLVVAVLMVLLPRRLTTPDDVPGAVAEKAVGSVVKSPETNQNDEE
- a CDS encoding DUF502 domain-containing protein, which encodes MDALARLRSSFIAGLFLVLPLAVTLFVLDWAVNRLTITLAPVVSETGLAELVGNEVLATALAVVIIAFGVTLLGFVASHEAGRRLFGGFERGVRLLPVVRAVYFGVRQVSESLASPSDGFDRVVVAEFPRDGTYAIGFITNPAPSGVRRVAGEDLMTVFFPHSPNPTAGKLAMMHPDDYDEIDMSVARGLRLLVTTGLSVDDPKRLPAPVAADD
- a CDS encoding M24 family metallopeptidase is translated as MSAESTDDETGVDPDALDTDYGPLAAELDARDAVGFVAVGDRFDDDLRWLTRFSGPDRAYAFVAVASDAATDDTGGPHTALCAPALFDDQARREFPGDEVRVDRQGDPAGVRAAATLAAHGVDGGTVLVPQGIPHDAAVYLERAGYDVASAEAVARARETKTDAELDRLRRVQRAAIRGMARAEEILAASTVDAERDELRWNGGVLSTERLRRQVNEVLAAHGVRDAGNTVVGAGPTAADLHYTGTDVIRPGETVLLDISPRGPDGYYGDVTRTFAVDPEGGWERRAYVAVKAAREAALEEVAAGVPASAVHEEAAAELAAHGFRVDSSEVGFTHSTGHGVGVSLHEGPSLGGDDELRAGHVVTIEPGVYDPEVGGVRLEDLIVVTDDGFAFLGEYPFSLVPRERE
- a CDS encoding sensor histidine kinase, translated to MAGGPAGPLRTLLDVSPDYAGETQAIRADVFDVLDDSYVSVADSAAADEDTLSPDLTIVVGSTPERSEVVDDERSVPTVYCVDDPERARAIEANSDPRTTAMPWTPTRPQWEFLPAAIERVLSGVELGRYERLLGTIADGVYVLDSAGKFVQVNDSLCSLTGYSREELLGSRVELIKDSETVAEAEDALRGLLRDETARQAVLDIEILQKDGTPVPCEDRMTILRSQGEFRGTVGSLRDMSDQRHREQMLSELLSATTEMLAADSPEAIAQIVVDTAEDALGLPFSTVRYADGELVPVVSSEATKAVMPERPTYELGEGPVGTAFTEQSVLYRRVSDVEDGRDRGDLTAALYLPLGTHGTLTVGTLAQQGLSDQDQFVVQLLAQSAAAALDRIVREVELEEYEALVKSVDDMAFVVDDDDSFRLFTDPFAAFLGYGRDELEREPFDLVDDGTIEGLVTALRANDQSRSLTRAAELLDATGTKQPVRLTASPIASNEFSGIVVSVDDTSELVSAQEAVVRATTRVEQLFDTVTDPVLELKSTTEGIVVNEYNHSFARLTTAAIAGEHVSALETSLCDERLSDRIRDIVAQDRLSSDGRPDDSERDPVVVDTPNGRRDYVTRTLQADIDDRTHLFVLLTDVTDLRQRETQLAVLGRVLRHNLRNEMNVVQGFAAEIGRRSTDADIVSQANHIETASTRLLSLSETARRAQTALGSDTAYQRTHPADVIEDSVEVLGTEADDPTLSVSVDDCDDVHVSDNFAVAVAQLIENAFVHGDVPVTCSVSQSDGRVYFRVCDAGSGIPDHEWDIVTGEPDITQLRHGSGLGLWLVRWITDNHSGSLFRDTTDAGESVVGIWVPTSPAE
- a CDS encoding pyridoxal-phosphate-dependent aminotransferase family protein — encoded protein: MTEKREYTGDYPEKRLYIPGPTEVREDVINEMCQPMFGHRMDRMTDLYTTIVEDTKEFLGTDNDVIVLTASGTEFWEASTLNLVDEDILCTTCGAFGERHANVADRLGKNVDRLEYEWGDAVKPEDVRAALEENDAKYDVVTCVMNESSTGVRNPVEAIGDVVAEYPDTYFVVDAVSCLGGDYVDIDAHGIDVIFASTQKAFAMPPGLVTCVVSEDAYQRELENDSASWYGGFQRAIDYYDRKGQTHSTPAIPIMLAYRKQMKHMLDEGHEGRSERHREMAEYTREWAREHFAMFPEEGYESQTVACIENTRGIDVAGTIEQVSEEYDFAFSNGYGDLGEETFRIGHMGEHDVESIKELTDAIEDVAGL
- a CDS encoding methyltransferase domain-containing protein → MSEVLSDRQRERVDSRPDESFYGSPRYVTHADDGFLDRLTDLYAEVVPTDARVFDAMSSWVSHLPDDGYETVVGHGLNADELAANDRLDDWFVQDLNDDQTLPLTDASVDAVTCALSVQYLQYPGAVFREFARVLADEGVLVVSFTNRMFPTKAVRAWREASMDGRVDLVRSYVDATGAFDVQQVVRERPETDPLYAVVATRTPR
- a CDS encoding riboflavin synthase — its product is MFTGIVETAGEVLAREETPEGIRLRVAAEGLDDLHHGQSIAVSGVCLTVEEFGAVDADDEAGDGADDDTADRSWFSVFLAAETVAKTYLGEVREGDVVNIERALAADGRFDGHVVQGHVDTTAEVKRVERVGEDWRFTFSIPEGFGKYVVDKGSVALDGISLTVAQKRDDEFDVAIIPTTYELTNLSGKEVGDPIHVEVDVVAKYVENMLEGYAESLAGTPTASSD